A genomic window from Bacillus mesophilus includes:
- a CDS encoding spore gernimation protein GerPD, with amino-acid sequence MNFTVVNKGIQVGHIKVVGVSSSSVFLIGDTETIALSSTFDTPPESLIIGPFVPLK; translated from the coding sequence ATGAATTTCACGGTCGTAAATAAAGGAATTCAGGTAGGGCACATAAAAGTGGTGGGCGTATCATCCTCTTCTGTCTTTCTGATCGGTGACACAGAAACAATAGCTCTTTCATCCACATTTGATACACCACCTGAATCGCTCATTATTGGACCATTTGTACCATTAAAATAA
- a CDS encoding spore germination protein GerPB, with product MNFYIHQNININMLKVGSVSNSSVLQIGSAGLIKPLSNLYNTGGFKEPAPVAGSPGGALEGPVVPLTPPTS from the coding sequence ATGAACTTCTATATCCATCAAAATATAAATATAAATATGTTGAAGGTTGGGAGTGTTTCAAACTCCTCAGTTCTTCAAATCGGGAGTGCAGGTTTGATAAAGCCTTTATCAAATCTATATAATACAGGTGGTTTTAAGGAACCAGCTCCAGTAGCCGGTTCTCCAGGCGGAGCTCTTGAAGGACCTGTCGTACCACTTACACCTCCCACATCCTAA
- a CDS encoding DUF3231 family protein, with product MTSIVEAVKDLLQTNFDNEPKAPLHVGEVMSCWMYLALMDEATIYLQIGINTTNDDEVRKLLIDSMKQCSTQANRFKDLMRKEGIHQPPTSEPRPDSEPNSVPLGAKLTDEEIMNGLSLKTATAVIHCATAASQAIRVDIGAAFTHCLLEKLKFGASLREAMRKRGWIKVPPYYYPPGAPKH from the coding sequence ATGACAAGTATCGTAGAGGCGGTTAAGGATTTATTGCAAACAAATTTTGATAATGAACCCAAAGCCCCCCTTCATGTTGGTGAGGTTATGAGTTGTTGGATGTATTTAGCATTAATGGATGAAGCAACCATTTACTTACAAATTGGTATTAATACAACAAATGATGATGAAGTAAGAAAACTTTTAATTGATAGCATGAAGCAATGCTCAACTCAAGCTAATCGATTTAAAGACCTTATGAGAAAAGAAGGAATACACCAACCTCCAACAAGTGAACCACGCCCAGATTCAGAGCCAAACTCAGTGCCATTAGGAGCTAAGCTAACAGATGAGGAAATCATGAATGGATTAAGTTTAAAAACGGCAACAGCAGTTATTCATTGTGCCACTGCTGCCAGCCAAGCTATTAGAGTAGATATTGGAGCAGCCTTTACACATTGTTTGTTAGAAAAGCTTAAATTCGGAGCATCTTTGAGAGAAGCAATGAGAAAAAGAGGTTGGATTAAAGTGCCACCCTATTATTATCCACCAGGAGCACCTAAACACTAG
- a CDS encoding spore germination protein, which yields MPSIVGPITINSVSGGVINFGDSLNISPTSSSKTNAGSGAFNTGEWICTNNGISATNTIDPDLNDQQTTDVN from the coding sequence ATGCCATCAATCGTTGGACCGATTACCATTAACAGTGTTAGCGGAGGCGTCATTAATTTTGGAGACTCTTTAAATATATCGCCAACGAGCTCTTCAAAAACAAATGCAGGATCTGGTGCTTTTAATACAGGAGAATGGATTTGTACAAATAACGGAATTAGTGCCACAAATACAATTGATCCTGACCTTAATGATCAGCAAACAACGGATGTTAATTAA
- a CDS encoding DUF2157 domain-containing protein codes for MRKWVEKEGRKWVRDELISEDQYEQIVNRYKKEQTSNLLPVFASILIGLGILSFIASNWDGIHDLVRVFIIIIVMSGFYLAGERAHRNGNERIGNSLLGIGIISFGAGIFLLGQMYHFQSYDARAFIIWALAGLLVVQLWKSKFLLIVTMAIITVGQLYTMFQFSAFSYILALLLFFGVGHFVYHRPHTIISVLFSFSYSLTALFLVISEEWNYHVLFIFFLALYVMSEWLKKDQIKRPIQLFMQISAILVSIFTIFTFDSFLQYEGINTNGLTVYPFILVILFGLFYWLKKKSLDVTDLLLYLPVFYVGVMVDVLYMLLLFIYSISLLVIGYREELTEKATFGTMLFLLSAFIGYIQLAWDFMPKSIFFLLGGIILFILSWLLEKRRRQLVKGVKRHD; via the coding sequence ATGAGAAAGTGGGTTGAAAAAGAAGGTAGAAAGTGGGTCAGAGATGAGCTAATTAGTGAGGATCAATATGAACAAATAGTAAATCGTTATAAAAAGGAACAGACATCAAATTTGCTCCCAGTATTCGCAAGTATCCTAATTGGATTAGGGATCTTATCGTTTATTGCATCTAACTGGGACGGTATTCATGATTTGGTTCGCGTATTCATTATCATTATCGTTATGAGTGGGTTTTACCTAGCTGGTGAGCGTGCACATAGAAACGGTAATGAGCGAATAGGTAATAGCCTGTTAGGAATTGGAATAATTTCGTTTGGGGCAGGCATTTTTTTGCTCGGTCAGATGTATCATTTTCAATCCTATGATGCTAGGGCCTTTATAATATGGGCACTTGCAGGTTTATTGGTTGTTCAACTTTGGAAAAGTAAGTTCCTACTCATCGTAACTATGGCAATTATTACAGTAGGACAATTATATACTATGTTTCAGTTCTCAGCGTTTAGCTACATTCTCGCACTTTTATTATTTTTTGGAGTAGGGCATTTCGTTTATCACCGCCCACATACAATCATTAGTGTGCTTTTCTCCTTTTCTTATTCGCTGACAGCTTTGTTTCTTGTAATAAGTGAAGAGTGGAATTATCATGTATTGTTTATATTCTTTTTAGCTTTATATGTGATGAGTGAGTGGCTAAAAAAGGATCAAATAAAAAGGCCCATTCAATTGTTTATGCAGATCAGTGCGATTCTTGTATCTATTTTTACCATTTTCACGTTTGATTCTTTTTTACAATATGAAGGTATTAATACAAATGGATTAACCGTTTATCCATTTATTCTAGTCATCCTTTTCGGATTATTTTATTGGTTAAAGAAGAAGAGTTTAGATGTTACCGATCTCCTATTATATTTACCTGTCTTTTATGTTGGAGTCATGGTCGATGTACTATATATGCTCCTTCTGTTTATCTATTCTATTAGTCTCTTAGTGATTGGATATCGAGAAGAACTTACAGAAAAAGCAACGTTTGGGACGATGTTATTTTTACTAAGTGCTTTCATTGGTTATATTCAACTGGCTTGGGATTTTATGCCAAAATCAATTTTCTTCTTACTAGGGGGAATTATATTATTTATCTTAAGCTGGTTGTTAGAAAAACGAAGACGTCAACTTGTAAAAGGGGTGAAGAGACATGACTAA
- a CDS encoding DUF2777 family protein yields MKLQQRLEQLPNQERAFMIGSVETIHEQWVFFDEQDEPSALIDIINDSYQIKINNQWETFESFEDGMALGKQVYAVRNGDIFKIQKPLNYVYQEWLNELTDEAFSKLITLLNTLQFSLFDCIYCHNFLFYKVQTKPINGVNFIVFDNGEELCSVHHHFKRGATRSDRFEVTINNGKRHILSSL; encoded by the coding sequence ATGAAATTACAACAACGACTAGAGCAGCTCCCAAATCAGGAAAGAGCCTTCATGATTGGGTCAGTTGAAACAATTCACGAGCAATGGGTTTTCTTTGATGAACAGGATGAACCTTCTGCTTTGATAGATATCATTAATGATTCCTATCAAATTAAAATTAATAATCAATGGGAAACCTTTGAATCATTCGAAGATGGAATGGCGCTAGGAAAACAAGTGTATGCAGTAAGAAATGGAGACATCTTTAAAATTCAAAAACCACTGAACTATGTGTATCAAGAATGGTTAAATGAGCTTACAGATGAAGCTTTTTCAAAACTGATTACCCTATTAAACACTCTTCAATTTTCATTATTTGATTGCATTTACTGTCACAATTTCTTATTCTACAAAGTCCAAACCAAACCAATTAACGGGGTTAACTTCATTGTATTTGATAACGGTGAAGAACTGTGTTCAGTACATCATCATTTTAAACGAGGAGCTACTCGAAGTGACCGATTCGAGGTAACAATTAATAATGGTAAAAGGCATATATTATCAAGCCTTTGA
- a CDS encoding ornithine--oxo-acid transaminase, translating to MTKTQEIISQTEKYGANNYHPLPIVVAKAEGVWVEDPEGNKYMDMLSAYSAVNQGHRHPKIIQALKDQADKITLTSRAFHNDQLGPWYEKVSKLTGMEMVLPMNTGAEAVETAVKAVRRWAYDVKGVQDDQAEIIVAEENFHGRTMTAVSMSSNDEYKRGFGPMLPGIKIIPYGDTEALKAAITPNTAAFIFEPIQGEAGIKIPREGFLKEALNICKENNVLYVADEIQAGLARSGKMFACDWEDVKPDMYILGKALGGGVFPISCVAANRNVLGVFEPGSHGSTFGGNPLACAVSIAALDVLVEEKLADRSLELGTYFADQLKEIKNPIISDVRGKGLFIGVELKEPARSYCEKLKEKGLLCKETHENVIRFAPPLVISKEDLDWAITQIKEVLA from the coding sequence ATGACAAAAACTCAAGAAATTATTTCACAAACAGAAAAGTATGGAGCGAATAACTACCATCCACTACCTATTGTTGTAGCAAAAGCTGAAGGTGTTTGGGTTGAAGATCCAGAAGGTAACAAATATATGGATATGCTTAGTGCTTATTCCGCGGTTAACCAAGGCCATCGTCATCCTAAGATTATTCAGGCCCTTAAGGATCAAGCGGACAAAATTACACTAACATCTCGTGCTTTCCATAATGACCAATTAGGTCCATGGTATGAAAAGGTATCTAAGCTAACGGGTATGGAAATGGTATTGCCTATGAACACAGGAGCTGAAGCAGTTGAAACTGCTGTAAAGGCAGTTCGTCGTTGGGCTTATGATGTAAAAGGTGTTCAGGATGACCAAGCTGAGATCATTGTAGCTGAAGAAAACTTCCATGGACGTACAATGACTGCTGTATCTATGTCTTCAAATGATGAATACAAGCGTGGGTTTGGTCCAATGCTTCCTGGAATAAAGATTATTCCTTATGGTGATACCGAAGCACTAAAGGCAGCAATTACACCAAATACAGCTGCATTTATCTTTGAACCGATTCAAGGAGAAGCTGGGATTAAAATTCCTCGTGAGGGCTTCTTGAAGGAGGCACTCAATATCTGTAAAGAAAACAATGTGTTATATGTAGCAGATGAAATTCAAGCAGGACTTGCTCGTTCTGGTAAGATGTTTGCTTGTGACTGGGAAGATGTGAAGCCTGATATGTATATTTTAGGTAAAGCATTAGGAGGCGGAGTATTCCCGATTTCATGTGTAGCTGCAAACCGAAATGTACTAGGCGTTTTTGAGCCAGGTTCACACGGTTCTACATTTGGTGGAAATCCACTAGCATGTGCAGTATCAATTGCAGCACTTGATGTGTTAGTAGAGGAAAAGCTTGCAGATAGATCCCTGGAGTTAGGTACATATTTCGCTGATCAGTTAAAAGAAATTAAAAATCCAATTATTAGTGATGTTCGTGGTAAAGGACTATTTATTGGAGTTGAATTGAAAGAACCTGCTCGTTCTTATTGTGAAAAACTAAAGGAAAAAGGGTTACTTTGTAAAGAAACACATGAGAATGTAATCCGCTTTGCTCCTCCATTAGTAATATCTAAGGAAGATCTAGACTGGGCAATCACACAAATCAAAGAAGTATTGGCATAA
- the gerPC gene encoding spore germination protein GerPC, whose amino-acid sequence MYYNQYDLTGYFQQINQYIQHQQTEITSLQKSVQALQAELKELKTKPTTNIEKIEYKFDQLKVETLEGTLNIGLNPYNTDQVEEFAVNQGAMNVPQTPQFNPQIQERIRQSIHEHLEENGYRTIQEIEQKLGIPPNESYYDFMIEDVKRQLDGRITYYIEQTPSQHWGTEERSGQATEQITQKLKYDIEQAFVAFIQHLPNEWKGEKR is encoded by the coding sequence ATGTATTACAACCAATATGATTTGACCGGATATTTTCAACAAATCAATCAGTATATTCAACACCAGCAAACCGAGATTACTAGCCTCCAAAAATCAGTTCAAGCCCTTCAGGCAGAACTAAAAGAACTAAAAACAAAGCCTACAACCAATATCGAGAAGATTGAATATAAGTTTGATCAATTAAAGGTGGAAACATTAGAAGGTACGTTAAATATTGGATTAAACCCTTATAATACAGACCAGGTCGAAGAGTTTGCTGTTAATCAAGGGGCTATGAATGTACCTCAAACACCTCAATTCAATCCACAGATACAGGAAAGAATTCGCCAGTCCATACATGAGCATCTGGAGGAAAATGGCTATCGGACCATTCAGGAAATTGAACAAAAATTAGGAATTCCTCCAAATGAATCCTATTATGATTTTATGATTGAAGATGTAAAGAGACAGCTTGATGGTCGGATTACCTATTATATAGAACAAACTCCATCGCAGCACTGGGGTACTGAAGAGCGTTCAGGCCAAGCCACTGAACAAATTACCCAGAAGCTAAAATATGACATAGAGCAAGCATTCGTGGCTTTTATTCAACATCTACCTAATGAATGGAAGGGTGAAAAAAGATGA
- a CDS encoding aspartyl-phosphate phosphatase Spo0E family protein, with amino-acid sequence MLELLIEEKRAEMIGLAMKLGFTAKETVACSQELDELIHRKLTSFPAMVLSGI; translated from the coding sequence ATGCTAGAATTATTAATTGAAGAAAAAAGAGCAGAAATGATTGGTTTAGCTATGAAACTTGGTTTTACAGCTAAAGAAACAGTCGCATGTAGTCAAGAATTAGATGAATTAATACATAGAAAACTTACTTCCTTCCCCGCTATGGTGCTTAGTGGGATTTAG
- a CDS encoding spore germination protein, giving the protein MPAIVGAVKVISIGASSVFNIGDVFMITPTSTAKTFSGAGSFNTGDGLRVINNQSATNTQDSDVVDQPVVDLA; this is encoded by the coding sequence ATGCCAGCAATTGTAGGTGCAGTAAAAGTTATAAGTATCGGGGCTTCAAGTGTCTTTAATATTGGGGATGTATTTATGATTACCCCTACTTCAACAGCAAAAACCTTTTCTGGAGCTGGTTCCTTTAATACAGGAGATGGTCTTCGCGTTATAAATAATCAAAGTGCAACCAATACCCAGGACTCTGATGTGGTTGACCAGCCAGTAGTTGATTTAGCGTAA
- a CDS encoding YisL family protein: MIHVHVTTWFLTLVLFFVAVYLLRANKQKPLKIIQMVLRLLYLLVLGTGLHLLAAYYQFQGAANIKALVGLWVIFCMEFILTRGSKGKPTKIFWIQLVISLVLVFVYGYGILG, encoded by the coding sequence ATGATTCATGTACACGTAACAACATGGTTTTTAACGTTAGTATTGTTTTTTGTTGCTGTTTATCTTCTAAGAGCAAATAAACAAAAACCACTAAAAATTATCCAGATGGTTCTGCGTCTATTGTATTTACTTGTTTTAGGAACGGGCTTACATCTACTTGCTGCTTATTATCAATTTCAAGGAGCGGCAAATATTAAAGCACTTGTAGGTTTATGGGTAATTTTCTGTATGGAGTTTATTTTAACTAGAGGAAGTAAAGGAAAGCCTACTAAGATATTTTGGATTCAATTAGTGATCTCATTGGTTTTAGTATTCGTATATGGATACGGAATTCTAGGATAA
- a CDS encoding GDYXXLXY domain-containing protein, which yields MTKRTLFYVVVLLQVMLLLVMSASFYAIDWFGKEIRLKTEPVDPRDIFYGDYVVLQYSISTIPKKLYIDSEELAYEQQVYVVLEQEGEYYQAITVSTKEPELEDHQVTLKGRYIYDFDEDELFIEYGLERYFIPEGTGKELEEQRGNMEAYIKIAPWGQMKIDRLEMITP from the coding sequence ATGACTAAGCGAACTCTTTTTTACGTAGTCGTTCTTTTACAGGTAATGCTCCTTCTAGTTATGTCAGCATCTTTTTATGCAATAGATTGGTTTGGAAAGGAGATTCGTTTGAAGACAGAACCTGTGGACCCTAGAGATATATTCTACGGGGACTATGTCGTTCTGCAATACTCGATCTCAACCATTCCAAAAAAACTTTATATTGATTCTGAAGAATTAGCGTATGAGCAACAGGTATATGTAGTATTAGAGCAAGAAGGCGAATATTATCAGGCGATTACTGTTAGTACAAAAGAACCAGAGCTTGAGGATCATCAAGTTACTTTAAAAGGTCGCTACATCTATGATTTTGATGAGGATGAACTGTTTATCGAATACGGCCTTGAGCGTTATTTCATTCCAGAAGGTACCGGTAAAGAGTTAGAAGAGCAGCGCGGTAATATGGAAGCGTATATAAAAATAGCTCCATGGGGTCAAATGAAGATCGATCGACTTGAAATGATAACACCATAA
- a CDS encoding HNH endonuclease — MEVKRLDRCELCGRTGVETTIHHLLPKEKGGTFGATATLCIPCHKQIHALYTNEELAIRLSTIEDLRQDEKLMSFVKWIRKQPSGKLMRIRKSNERKQKGR, encoded by the coding sequence GTGGAGGTGAAGAGGCTGGATCGATGTGAGCTATGCGGGCGTACTGGTGTTGAAACGACCATTCATCATCTTCTCCCTAAAGAAAAAGGCGGAACGTTTGGAGCTACTGCCACTTTATGTATTCCATGTCATAAGCAAATTCATGCTCTCTACACAAATGAGGAATTGGCGATTCGCTTATCAACTATTGAAGACCTACGGCAGGATGAAAAACTAATGAGTTTTGTAAAATGGATCAGAAAGCAACCATCTGGTAAATTGATGCGAATTAGAAAATCGAACGAAAGAAAGCAAAAAGGACGATAA
- a CDS encoding spore germination protein GerPE: protein MYRRTSIVPNIYINSLAFSSVFEIGDADTIQANSRAIAVQRQFPLFVEGEADFSDYQIFSEPIPSPDPDETVSTTFIHENPVIKVQSMYVIGVSNSSVIQVGSSRSVNAEARVKHIRQLLD from the coding sequence ATGTATCGTCGAACCTCTATTGTACCCAACATCTATATAAACTCATTGGCCTTTAGTTCTGTCTTTGAGATCGGTGATGCGGATACTATCCAAGCGAACTCAAGGGCAATAGCCGTTCAAAGGCAATTTCCTTTATTTGTAGAAGGAGAAGCTGATTTTTCTGATTATCAAATTTTTTCAGAGCCTATTCCAAGCCCAGATCCAGATGAAACAGTCTCGACAACGTTTATTCACGAAAACCCTGTTATTAAAGTACAGTCAATGTATGTGATTGGTGTCTCCAATTCATCTGTTATTCAAGTTGGTTCTTCAAGAAGTGTTAACGCTGAGGCGAGAGTAAAGCATATACGCCAACTTCTAGATTAA
- a CDS encoding DUF418 domain-containing protein, with protein sequence MLNTNPISDHERMQSIDVIRGFAILGIFLVNMSSFHSPALYLGTLDHESALDSWITSLIDIFAQASFYTLFSFLFGFGMIIFLDRAKAKGHSYKRLYMRRLIVLLVIGIIHATLIWHGDILITYALIGGILLLFYQASPKGLFITSLSILLVPAVLLSGLLLLLSIFSPENAQLPRNEMMIEESFQHYKYGTFFEATSQRVTDYFFVNNFESAFFLLISLLPLFLLGAYVAKVNWFKNSKEHKKMIWVMWGISLVTAVPTKLLPYLTTKNVATEYIQDAIGGPALALFYATSIVLLMEKSFWHTILKPFSYVGRLSLSNYLLQSIICTTIFYGYGLGFYGEITYFQAFLLTIFIYISQVICSYIWLRYFVYGPIEWVWRSLTYGRVQPFKRREG encoded by the coding sequence ATGCTAAATACAAATCCAATTTCTGATCATGAAAGAATGCAATCTATTGATGTGATTCGTGGTTTTGCCATTCTTGGAATATTTCTTGTCAATATGTCTTCCTTCCATTCACCTGCCTTATATTTAGGAACTCTAGACCACGAATCTGCACTGGATTCATGGATTACCAGTTTAATTGATATTTTTGCGCAGGCAAGCTTTTATACCCTTTTTTCATTTTTATTCGGCTTTGGAATGATTATTTTTCTAGACCGGGCAAAAGCAAAGGGACATTCCTATAAGCGATTATATATGAGACGTCTAATTGTATTACTTGTGATCGGTATCATTCATGCTACGCTAATATGGCATGGAGATATTCTAATAACATATGCCTTAATCGGAGGAATCCTACTTTTGTTTTATCAAGCGAGTCCTAAGGGCTTGTTCATTACTAGTCTTTCTATTTTATTAGTCCCTGCTGTTCTTTTAAGTGGGTTATTATTACTACTTTCCATTTTTTCACCGGAAAACGCTCAGTTGCCCCGAAATGAAATGATGATTGAAGAGTCTTTTCAACATTATAAGTACGGGACTTTTTTTGAAGCGACATCACAGAGAGTAACTGATTACTTTTTTGTTAATAACTTTGAATCCGCATTTTTCCTTTTGATTTCGCTTCTTCCATTATTCTTACTTGGTGCTTATGTGGCAAAGGTAAACTGGTTTAAAAATAGTAAGGAACATAAAAAAATGATCTGGGTTATGTGGGGCATCTCGCTGGTGACTGCAGTGCCAACTAAACTACTTCCTTATTTGACGACAAAGAATGTTGCTACGGAGTATATTCAAGACGCAATCGGAGGTCCAGCACTAGCGCTCTTTTATGCTACCTCGATTGTTTTATTGATGGAGAAAAGTTTCTGGCATACCATTTTAAAGCCTTTTTCATATGTTGGAAGATTGTCGCTATCTAACTACTTACTTCAATCTATAATCTGTACAACCATTTTTTATGGATACGGTCTAGGGTTTTATGGTGAGATCACCTATTTCCAAGCTTTTTTACTCACAATATTCATCTATATCAGTCAGGTAATATGTAGCTACATTTGGTTGAGGTACTTTGTATATGGACCCATTGAATGGGTATGGAGAAGTTTAACGTATGGTCGAGTTCAACCATTTAAAAGGAGGGAAGGCTGA